aaCAAGAAACATTTCTTGAGTGGAAACTGAAATTCTACTGCaaaactactactactactactattgcTATCAATATTTagattaaaatgagaaattaaaggtGGATTATTCTGAggtttattaaatatttccaaagaATAAATCACATAAAAGATGCTGTAAATAGTTATTTGTTATGCAGTATGTTATTGCACATCAGCACATCATTGCGTTCATACATCTCTGTTGGGCAGAGAAATGAATGTCTGCTATGAAGGTGACTAAATTACTGCTCATGAATATTCAATCTGACTAATTGTAAAGCTTTACAAAGCTTTACATTTCTGTCTATGGATACTGCTGCAGTCTACTCCTGAAAATTAGGCTGGATCACTCTTGCCCATATTTAGacataaataatttaatatttaccTGCAGGGACAGAATTGAAAGCAGTATGACACAGACAAGCATATATGAAGGAATTTCAAGAATCCTGTAGAAGGTGGACCCCACCCGTAGATCGATTGAACTTTGGTTCTTGGGTGATGGTGACAGTACAGTAGGCTACATATGCTGATCTGTGAGGTTCTGAAGAATGGAAATAAgtctttctttcagtttctgtCACATAAGGAATAGAAGAACCAATTTCATCATCCTCACTTTGACCCCTCTGTTGGTAACCTGGTTTTACTTTGGGGCCTGAAGTGTGAATTcctaaaagtaaaaaaaccaaacctaaacaATAATGTTGCGCTACTACTCAGAACTTGGCATACTGCAGGAGAATGGACGCTGGGAGACAAGATATAAAAAATGTTCTGGGTTGATAGTCCAATGCAAATATGGAGTGTCCATATTTGACACtaagaacagaaattaattagGTAGTGCTAAATCATCTAGCAGtttagtaaataaaaattaataagcCAACTGTTCTCTCAAACTACCTTTGCCTGTTACTGTATTAGGTGAATTTCTTGGCTCCTGAGAAATCCATTTCTTCTTTACTTCTTTACAGTCATGGTTCTTTACCAGCTCAGTGTGGTTTCTCTCTGAGGGATTAAAATAAcacatatttactttttaaaaagcatgcaaaattcTCTTATCCAAAAATGCTGTGGTGTTTGAAAACCTAATCTTCCATTTCATACACAGGTCTTCTTGTGTGGAACATGGTTTTACATGTTAATTATTCCAAAAGTATCATTGCCCTAAAGGAGAGCAAGAGTGGCTATATTTCCTCTAGCAGAGTTCATGGTGGCAAAATCTTGAAAGCAAAGTCAAAAACTGACAAAGCCCAGCAGTACTTTGGACTTGTACAATTGCTTTGACCAGTGCTGGCTCAGAATGCTTCTCTATATGAATTAGAAAATCTTCATGAGTACTGTATTTAGGGTTTACAGTTTAAAGCTACAAACATTTGCTTTAATCCACATACACGTCTTTAAAAACTGACAATCAAAAGTTGCGTGCGCAGGACGAACAAACAAATCCTTTTGCAAAGTCAAGTGTAACATCTAAACGGGAACCCAATGCAAATGGACTCCAAAGCATAGGTTGAACAGTTCTGTGGATGAACTGTGTGTCCTTACAAGATAACTTCATATGTACAGGAACCTTAATATGTTCCTGTCTTTCGGTGCTTATTTCTCATCCCTTGCACATGAGGCATGCTTTGGCTCTGTCTCAGTTGTATCAGTTCAGTTATGTGTTGTCCTGCAAGCTGAACAACTAAAATGACATgggataaaaataatttcaatttataaaaggattattttaatctTCAATCACTTCAGTGAAATGATTTACAGTATGGGCCCACACAAAGTTTAAACAGTTCAACTGCCATTGCTGACATGGTGACAAACAGCATTGCAGAAACACTAACGAATGGCTGAAGGGAGATGACCTTCCTGCAGCAGTTTACCTCCCATGACAACATACCTAGTGGCTAAGGGTACTTATACTACAGACATGTCTTTTTTAAAACTccacaaaaacatttattttccaattaaTAGTGGAGCATGAGAAAGAGTCTCTAGAACATAAAGAACAAAGAATAAGTCAAATATAAAATGGTGAAGTTTAATGTGTGCATATTCAGTTATTTACCACATGATGTTCACCACTGAGAAGCTGATGCTAAAGTATATTACCTCCATTTTCAAAGGATCTACGATCTGTTCTCGGAATACTCTCACTTGGTACTCTGCTTCCTGAACTCCCTCCTCTCTTTGTATTATTAATTTTTGTAGGAATTGTATTACCATCACCTGAAAAGgcaacagaatcatagaaacatagaatggttagagttagaagtgaccttaaagatcatctagttccaacccccctgccataagaagggacacctcccactagacgagaTTGCTCAAGCCCCATCCAAtatggccttgaacacttccagggatggggcatccacagcttccctgggcagtgcctcactaccctgatagtaaagagtttctttctgatatctaatctaaatctgccctctttcagtttaaaaccattaccccttgtcctgtcattacaatCCCTGTTACAGAGTTCCTCctcgtctttcctgtaggccccctttaggtaccggaaggctgctataagctCTTCTcggaggcttctcttctccaggctgaacaaccccaactctctcagcctgtcttcataggagaggtgcccttgtctggactcactccaacaggtccatgtccttcttatgttggggacctcagagctggatgcagtattccaggtggggtctcatgagagtggagaagaggggcagaatcaccttcctcaagGTGACAGAATGAATGTTTTAGCTGCTTGCGTGTAAGCACAGGGAATGGCACTGCCATTCTTTTCATCCCGCTTCTATGAGCTGGTGATTAGTTTCGTGCAATTTCCATTAACGTctcattttatattctttctcttttgttagtTACTTGGATCCTGTCCAGTGTGACTGATGTAAAACTCTCATGCTCTCTAAGAAAATCCCATAATATACAGGTTATAGAACACTATGGTTTCAAAGTAAAGAACCATCTACAAATTACCTGCTCGTTCTTTAAGCTTCTCATTTTTCATGAATGATATTTATGAATATTATCTGATCAGATTTATGGTATTTTCAagatcagagaatcacagaatggtcgggtttggaagggaccttcggtgatcatctagtccaacccctctgccaaagcaggttaACCTAGAGCAGGCTGGCCAAGAACACATCCgcgtgggttttgaatatctccagagaaggaaactccacaacctctctgggcagcctgttccagtggtctgttacccttaaagtaaagaagtttttcctcatgttgagaaggaatttcctgtgttccagcttgtgcctgtgatccttgtcctgttgctgggcaccactgaaaagatcctggccccatcctcttgacacccacactttaaatatttataagcattgataagatcccctctcagtcttctcttccccaggctaaacagacccaagtctctcagcctttcctcataagagaggaaggaagcaaaggATGCATAAGAGGCATACCTAAAGCCTCAGAGCACTCAACTGAAGAAATGCTTTGGGCAAatatctctctccttttctctcaaCATATCTaatgataaagaaataaatatattaaaagctaTACTCATATATTTGTTACTGATTCTTTCGTCTGTAGTCTAAATACTTCTAAGTATTTAGTCTGGATACTTCTAAATACTTCTAAGGCTAAATACTTGCCAGAAATAGCTTATCAAAGctattttaataacaaacaatttaaaagcagaaataacaagaaaataattttacccAATTCTGTTGAACAGTTTACACTGGCAAAAGTGGTCAGACAAAAAAGCATGACGTGGAGACAATTTTTCCATTCCCATTTTTTTATTAGCACATGAAGAAAAACTAAATGAACCACCTGTGTTGTGTATCTCAAGAAAGTACACATTAGGTTAATAGCCCATTTCTACCTTTCCCATCTACAATCAATACAGGTAGTCACCACGTGTGGGACaccatatatctatatatttacatatatggGGAAAAATGAATGAAGTATTTTTATGCTCTTTGTCATATGCTGTCTTTAATTGTCACTAAATAAaaaagcagggaggaggggaaaactATATAGTAGTTTCTCCCTGtaacagcaatttaaaaagtGATAAACATTGTCCAAGAAGATGAAAAGTACTTGCCTTTCTGCAAATTTTGCTCAGTGGCTTCCAAGGGTAACAGCACATTTTCCTGAGGTGAAGACACAGTTTTTGTTGATTGGTGTTCGTGAGGGTACTGGATCCTGTAATACTCTCCTAAACATACCCCAAGAGGTAAAAAAACACCAAAGTTTACTATATTGGCAAGACTGCTGCTTAGGAAAGAGTGACTATTTTCATATTTACCAGATTTATAGCATATTTCCtttattgctttttcctcttcaatatcttcagcAGTCCTAGGCACCCAAATAGGAACAtctgtaggaaatatttttaaaagatcactgCGTATCTGTACAAAGACCTTCAACAATTTTTAATAATCAAATACTATAATGAATTTCATTTCGGTcacatgttatttttttctgactgcaaGCTCTGCTTCTGGACAGAAATATGAATTCCTTCATATTAGGTATTTCCAAGTGCAATGGAATAGCAGGTACAACACATATTAAGAAGCTACTGgtttttgatttaaaattattcaaaaactTCTTCAGTACTCATTCCTTCATTTACACCCAAAAGGAAATCTTCTCAATGAAGAGGACACCAGGGATTGCTTGTCACAAAAACTCTGCCCAAAGTTACTACCCTGTAACGTCTGCCAGCGGAGCTGGTGAAGTGAGTGCTCCTGTCTCAGATAAGGCTACTAAGGTTAGCAAAACCCCACTTTTTATATTGTTTAAATTAATGTGGCTTAGTCACACTGAAGCCGAGTTAGGAAGCACTAAGAGGACTCCCTGCCAGCCAAGCTGAAGGGCAGGGGAAAAGTGAAAAGCATCTCAGGGGAAAAGCCTGAGAACCAGCACAATAATTTGCAGAGTTCACCCATGAGAGTAGGTCattctctcacttttactctcTGGGAATGTGCAATTCATTCTTTACCCAGGAATCTCTCACCTCTAAGGGAGATACAGTCAACAGTTTAACtacatatgaaaataaatgaatatatatatataaaatatatacacatagacaTTCAGTTAAACTAGTGAGGAGTTTTGTATGGATTCTCTTCGCTAGGTATAAGGATAACTGCTCTAATAAAATGAGGTTGCCTACAGAATTTAGGAAATAAGTcgaaaaaattatttaagttgaAGTCAGACAACTATCTTTTGTAAACAAACCTGTGACTTCACCTTCGGTGATAAGTGTGTACAGCCCTGTTCAAAAGTTTGCTTCCCAGAAAAGAAGTACCTCCTAAACTTGTAATTTTGTCCCTAGATTTTGTGACATTTTGAAGAGTATTTGATGGCCACCAGAACCATGGATGTCATCATCATAATTGTGGATCACATTTAAACTCTCCTTAGTGAAAAAAAGTGAATTATACCACCAATATTTTGGGGATTAGCTGGAAAGTATTTCAAAAACTTGTCAGCAACTCTTTTCTAAAAATGGAATGGTTATTATAATAAATCAGTTGTCAAGTACACTGCAAGAGTTGAAAAAAACACATTCTACttccttgtaaaagaaagaaaaaactgtatacagctcttttcctcttcattgtCCTCTTCATCgtcctcttcatcctcttcatCACTGAGGTTTATAATCAGTGGAGGGTGAACTGGTCTTAAAATATTCTCTTGTTTTCTGAGTGATTCTTTATGATGGGCTGGATGTAGAATCCCTTCTTGGACACCCTGTTGCAAAGGGGCATCTGcagaaaagaacattattttatTAGGAGGGAGATAGAATATCAAATTCAGGTTCAGACCAGCAGGTATACTTTTGAAATCAGTATCATATTGAAGGAACCATTAAATAGGCAGATTGTGCCTTTTAGAAAAAATCTTCTGCAGAGGTTGGCAAAAGAGCATCTTCCAGCTACACAAAGTATGAAAAAACATTGAATAAAGCCTTTGAAAAGAGGAACATTTTGATCATTCTACAATACTTAAAAATGGCTGGGTATCTCTTCCAGCTGGTGGATAGATTAATTTGAGATGGCAAACTTCTTCCAATCCCTTTTAAGATATTTACAACATAGGGAAATGTGTGATTAGTAATACCTGGGATGAAGTGAGTAAATGAATTTAAGATGCCAcctgtgaaaatattttggacATGCTGAATAATAGGCAGGTCTTGTAACAGTGTTTTTTCCCATAAATATCTGACTTTCAGATATTGTACTGCCTTACACACTATTCTCTCCTTCAGTAGCCTGCATCCAATGTTCAGGCCTCCAAAAGTTATTCAAAACGGTGAACTGGAAATacacctgcacacacagcacTGTAATCTGATGTTATCTATACAAGGGGGGTCGCATCCATGTAACATGTGATGCTCTATCAACAGATATTGCTGCTAGTGGCCCTACCAACCTCCTCCCCGCACCATACACACActacttttcatttctcttcaactCTTTCCTGCCTACTAACCATTTGCACTCCTAGAGAGATTTAATCTCGTAAATACCCAACTCAAGCAACATTTTTACTCCATGGATCTTAGCAACCGGCATAGCCATTTGTGACTTTATGTCACTGATAGTTATGAAAATTCGTAACATTACAGCTAAGAAAGTTCATATGGCAACCCTATTCAAACGCCAACACAATTCCTTTCTTTGCCTCCAACTTGCTGGGATAGCAGATCATGCCTGGTTGATTTCCCATGCTACATTTTTTGACCTTAAAAGAGATCACAAAAGCACTGGAAGTAAGCACTGGAAGGACATTTTCGTGTGTTTACTTACGCTAATGAACAAATTGTTGATAAAGTATTTTTACTCACTGTTACTTGGTGGCAAAAAAAGTCCATTTATAATACGAGGTTTGCTATGATGGAAAGCACAAGTGATCCTTACACAGCCTGAGGGCTGTGTTTCCCAGAAACAGGAGATGTTGCTGTACTTCTGCTGCAGAAGAACACAGATATTTTCTGATATTGTAAATAGAACAATAAAAATGGAGTAAATGTTTTAGTACATGGTGTACTGCTGTGAACATATGACTAAGGTTTTGTGGGACCACCTTCTGGTATTTTAGAACATTGAAAGTTCTCTTTAAAGTTCTCTTCAGCTCCAGATACCTCTAAAGCTGTCTTGAGTTAGGTCAAGGGAGCTTCCATGATGTAAACCTGCTCCCAGATAAGAACAGGAGTAAAGCAGTCTACTTAGTGTACTGCAGGGTTTTCATGAgatgctggcaagaaaaaaaatctagtagtCACTTCATTGACCCATGGCTGAGTTTCCTTTCCTGCACAATGGGACAACCAGGTCAATCTCAAATGAAGTCTGCTGTACGACTGCAAATCTTACACTAGTACTCTCTTACTCATAAAGGACATGCGTCTATAGGAGAATAAAGagtaagaaacaaaacccagacagaTTCCCAACAAAAACTAAAAACCTAAAAATTAGGGAACTTGAAATCCCTGTACAGACTTCTCAGATCAAATCCCCAGTGCTGGAATGGATGCAATAACAAAGAGCCCTACACCCACCCCTGGATTTGCACCAGGTAGAATATAAACACTTCTTTGAAGGACAAACCCATTTTGTAGGACTTAATTTGAAACAACTGATTTTGCAAAAACTCAGGTAGTTGCTATAAGCAGAAATTATAAACATAGCCTATTTATTCCAAATGAATCTAAGGCTGATTCAATAAGAAAGTGATGAGCGATCTTTAGGGGTGATTTCCAACGTAGGTGTTCCTTGAGTATCGGAACCCAGTTCACAGGAGAAATTGTCCATAGTTTAGATGATCATTAGCTCACACATCCAAAAATCAGGTATTTTGATGTATAGTTGCGGCCATGACCCAGAGTGACACAGCACCTTCTAACTTTACATAACAGACCTCCCTTTCAACACAGATATATCGAGAAAATCAAGGATACAAACCACTCTACAATCTACAGCATTTACCTGTGCTTGGGgggaataaaaatggaaattgcGGCCATTCCCAGCTGAGGCCATCTTCACCTCTCGTACTTCTCCTCCACTCTCTTAATACCGGCAGAACATGCATGAAAACGTTAAAGCAATCAACATTCAAGGGAATCATAATCTTATCCTGATCACAGtagttttctttccaaaacttGACCTTCAGAACTttacctctgcttcttttttgaaacaaaaccccagctgaCAGTGAAATACCCTTGAACGAAGGAGATGGTACCTTCTCCAGGCTTGTTGAACCAACGAAGGCAGTTGAGAGCCGGTATAGAATGTTGCATTTCCACCGTTGCCAACGGCTCCTCCAGCCCGTGACATCAGCATGATGGTGCTATGGGACCTGTCCCATTTGAACATCTTCCTTTATCTTCATTGCTTCAGAGTAAATTACAGAAAATCAGACCATTTCTAAGCGGTCTCCTATTCTGGTAACGTAAAATGGAACAAACCTATTTGGTGCGCCGTAAATAATACACAACTTGTGTCTGCAGGAACTGTGGTCTTGGAAACAAACCTTTGGTGCCACAAAGACAAACCTTATTCTTTGACTGTTTCTTGAACCAAGATCCTTGTGCCCAGTGTGTTCCTTACTGTGTCTCGTTCTTTGGATGGAGAAACTTGCTGCTCCCTGTCAGTACACTGTTAGCTGTAACTGCTCACATTGTTGGGGttcactgctttttcttgcttccatGACGTCCACTGCCACAGctaaagcagaaagaagagcatACGCTTGTGTCCCTAATTAACACCTCTGTTCTCACTCAGGTCCTAGCCTGCCTCTGAGCAAAAAATATCTTGGGGGGGGAAAGTGGGAAGGCTGACAGATGTGTCCATGAGAAGCAGGTGTCAGTGGTTCGTAGCACCACCAGAAGTGCATGAGACTGGTGGTTTAttggagaaaaaaccccaaacccaccatGCCTGGACTGGACGGACTAATCACCAGAGCACACCTGGACTGTACGCCATTGGTCTGCCAGTGGGAAGGGTGACACACATGTAGGTGAGAAGCAGGTGCCAGTGACGCCATGGGCACGCGGGGTACAAGGCTGGCTCAGCAGTGGTTACACCCGAGCTGGGGAAGAAGTAGAAAGACATTGAAACGACTGGAAGTCTTCTAGTCCCTCTAGGAGCCTGTCAACTTGTTTGTAACTCAAGTATGAGGGAATGGTCCAAAGagtaactgcaaaggaaaatactgcATGGCTGAGCACTGGCCCTTTGTCACTGGAGTAAAGTGATTCCTACAGGAATGGCTTCAGCTAAGGACAGAATGAAACTGCTCACTGGATCAAGGCGGGGAGTGTTGGTGAGAGCTGTGAACAGAGAACTGATGTGGGAAGGCTCCCACTATTTTGTAAGCCCTACAACTGCCTGGGACACACAGGGGAAGGAAAATTCAGGAAAGCAGATGAGGGCCATGAATAACGAACAGTCGGCGGGCAGGGGCAGCCATAAGAAAGAAGCGTTAACACTGCCAAGAGCTATCCAAACAGGGGCTCTTTGTAGCTGTGTAGCTGTGCCTGAATGAGACACAGAAGGTACGGTCAGGAAGAATTCATTCTGTATTGTGTTTGTGTGGCAAGGTGTTGGTAGTGGGGGGCTACTctggtggtttctgtgagaagctgttgGAAGCTTTCCCCATGTCccatagagccaatgccagccaggtCCATGacagacccgctgctggccaaggctgagcccatcaatGACTGTGGTTCGCACCTCTATGATGTTTttatgaaaggggaaaaaactccTGGGCAACAGTAGCCAGACACAAATGTGAGAAAGTTTTGTAAGGCtgagttttatttctcattgccCTACTTAGATTTGATTGGTAATGAACTGATCTCCCCGAGTGGAGTCCATCTTGCCCGTGACAGCAACGGGTGTGTGCTCTCTCCCCGCCCTTATCCTCACCCACGAGCCTTTCCTCGgattctccctcccctgcccagcgAGGAATGCAGCCACAGGGCGGCTTTTGGTGGACACCTGCCCCCAGCCGGGCTCAGCCCAGCGCAGGCTCACAGCCTGCGGGCCGGGCAGGGGGCCTGGGCATCCGCCGGCTGCAGCGGTCCCGAGGGAGGCAGCATCAGGCACCGAGCGATCCCCAGGCCCGGGGCACAGGCAGCCATGCCCCAGGCCCGGGCGTGTGGCACCCCGGAGAGCTGAAAACCCCCTGAGGAAAGGCCGCCGGCCCCGGGCAACGGCACCGCCAACGGCTGACGCCCGCCGCCCGCGCGCGCCACCGGGCAGCCGCCTCAGCCCGGCGCCGAGCACAGCTGGGACGGGCGGCGCTGCCACGGGGGGAGCCGCCGCTGTTGAAAGCGGAGCTGCCGCAGGCCAGCCGCTGGGCTGTGCGGCGGAGCCGCCCCCTCGCTAAGGGCTGCTGCACAGAGGCGACCGCAGCCCTCCTCGTCGGCGCACAGGGGCGTCGCGGGGCTCCCGACGGGCAGGCAGCGGCGGCGGACTCCCATTTCCCGTGGCGTGGCGCAGCGcaggcggccgggggcggcgcaGGTCGTGCTGGTCGctgggccggcggcgggcgccgcGGCCGGGGCCGTGAGCCGTCGGTGCGCGGTGCAGCGGAAGGTGCCGTGTTTGTTCGTGACCGAGGTGAAGGAGGAGCCAAGCGggagcgccaggtgggcagccggggccggggctaGGCTAGGCCCAGGTGGGGCTGGGTCCAGAGGGAGCCGCTGGTCCGCGGGTAGCGGCGCCGCACGGGGGGTCGGAGAGTGGGGAGAGGCATCATCGTAATCGACCGTGTCATCGCCGCTGCGGGAAGGGAACACTCTAGCGGCGAGAGGTTTCGCTGCAGACAGACCTTGAGCGAAATGCAGAGGGGGAGAGGTTGCATTCTCCCAAAATGGGTGAAAGGAAGGTAGTTTGGGTGCCGTTTTAGCTCTGTACGGCTCTTTACTTGGCAAGTGCATCTAGGTgttatgtttgctttttctaAGTGTAGGGAACATCCATGGCAAGGAATGATGCCACTCCAACATGCCCGCAGTGAGAGCTTGTGTAAAACCGTCCTGGCCTGTGAgccttgtggggaaaaaaataagcttgtctcttctttttttttttttttttatttttttgatgaaagGGCTGTCAGGCATATGATAGAAGAATTCATTTGTGGCTGTAAGATGTGGAATACTTACCCAGGTGAAAGTAATGTAGCCCAATGTAAAAGGCAGTGTCAGGACAGGTTGGGATGGCATTCCACTGTCTAGCTGTAGGCCTCCAACTTGTGTCTCCTGATTTCAGTAGCAGCACCTCTTGCCGCCTGTCAGCTTCATGATGAACTTGAATCCATCTGGGGGACTTTCTCCCGTTGGTGTTTGATTTCTGGATGGAAGAGCTAAAATGAGTGCCAGAATGTTATTAGCTTAATTGCTCAGCTCTCAGTTGTAACAATTGTCCCCCTAGAAATTTCGACGAGTTGTGACTGGATATTTGTTTCAGACCATAAGACCacttatttccttgcctttttaagcagaaaattgtTTAGTTGAGAGCACTGATACTGGGTATTTAACAGCAGGGTGCTTTTGCCACCTTGCATTCCCCTGGTCTGTGTATTGCACTTACATGGTGCCATTGGCTTTCAGCTCTAAACTGCAAACTCAGAGCAGCTAGTCATGAATAATTTCTGTTGACATTGTAATACAGGAAGGCACGTCTCAAAATTTTGACACTTTGAACTGGGCCCCTTCCAGTTGATACGCATTATGCAAAGTGGAAGGCAATGTCATCTCTAAACACTGATCAAGAATGGAAAAGGAGAGAGTTTGCAAATAGATTGCCTTTGTTCGTTTGTCTCAGAGCACTTTCCAAACTGTCATGTCTTGAAGAAACAATGGTTTATTTAGATAGTTTTAGAAATCAGCAATATAATGTGTCATACTGGACTTACAGAGTCCAGCTGTAAGGAGGAAGAATCCATCTGGGAATAAGGCAGTAACATAGCCATGACAAGGGTCTAAAATGCTTGTCTTCTTTTCAGCCATTTAAAGTTTTGGCAACTGAAACTATAACTGGGAAGGCATTAGAAGCAGATATATACAATGCAATTCCTACTGAAAAGGTGGACGGAACCTGCTGTTATGTAACTACCTATAAAGGTAATAAGGAAAATCCATATGCAGATTTCTCATGCTGACTAGAATCTTGTTTTAcatagttttaatttttattgtatgATTTATTGGATTACAGCTGTTGTGAATATGTCTTATTAGTAAATCTTCTGTGCAAAGTAGAATTTTTATAATAAATGGTGTCTTAATTTCCTTGAGAAAGATTAAAAGAAGTGTGGAGGTTGGGAGGAAGTGAGAAGACTTTGGTTTGTTGTATCACTGCGGTTCTTGCCTTTAGCTGAAATTGTACGGAAACTTTGTAGGGGTTGTAATTGTAAGGATTCACCCAAGAAAGGCCAGGATTCAAACTTAACTCTCTTGCCTTTCAGGGTAGCATTTTCATAGCAATCTTGAAGGCTCACCTTGCAAGAACTAAGAGGACCCTCTGCTAGTTCACTTTTCAAACTGGGCAACTGCAGTTGCTGTTAGGTCCCTGAGGGACACAGAAATGCAAGATAAGAAGGAAATGTCCCAGTGAAGTACAAACTGCAGACTAAAGGTTTGGCCATTCATTTGAGCGACACAAGACAGAGGTTCTAATTTCTCCTTTCAAGACAGCTGTAAAATGTATTAATCGTCCTGAGGGTATCTTGTGAATATTTTGTAGCCTGAGTCCTTTTATGACTTTGGACCTCGGATGATCATCGTTCAGCTCTTGCAGATGCCTCACGAGCAAACAATCAATCAGAGAGACAAATAGATCACACTCCTGTCGTCTCTACTGTGCTTTGTCCAGTGCTACAGACCAAAACCCACTGCTTGTAGCTCCTCACTTTAAAGGCGGGTACCTATTTTGTGGTCGTATATATAATACTGTAAACAATTAGAAATCACTCATTAGGCAAAATTACATGTTTGCAAACAATCAAAATTATTAACTGCTCTTTCAGACTACTCAGCATTGCTCAGAATCTTGTGGGCAAATCATACATCGTTTCTGAAATACAAGCTAATATGAAATACGGACTT
Above is a window of Larus michahellis chromosome 1, bLarMic1.1, whole genome shotgun sequence DNA encoding:
- the LOC141748682 gene encoding uncharacterized protein C12orf50 homolog, translated to MQHSIPALNCLRWFNKPGEENICVLLQQKYSNISCFWETQPSGCVRITCAFHHSKPRIINGLFLPPSNNAPLQQGVQEGILHPAHHKESLRKQENILRPVHPPLIINLSDEEDEEDDEEDNEEEKSYVPIWVPRTAEDIEEEKAIKEICYKSGEYYRIQYPHEHQSTKTVSSPQENVLLPLEATEQNLQKGDGNTIPTKINNTKRGGSSGSRVPSESIPRTDRRSFENGGIHTSGPKVKPGYQQRGQSEDDEIGSSIPYVTETERKTYFHSSEPHRSAYVAYCTVTITQEPKFNRSTDKYNSGSYNAPTWRKRNPHAKTFSKFKTTIQVFLIGQSTCQQEQCQYSLDGWTDEVDTDLTSHVTASCQGKS